One genomic window of Paramormyrops kingsleyae isolate MSU_618 chromosome 20, PKINGS_0.4, whole genome shotgun sequence includes the following:
- the irbpl gene encoding LOW QUALITY PROTEIN: retinol-binding protein 3 (The sequence of the model RefSeq protein was modified relative to this genomic sequence to represent the inferred CDS: inserted 4 bases in 3 codons; deleted 2 bases in 2 codons; substituted 3 bases at 3 genomic stop codons), translating into MAQILLDNYCFPENLVGMQEATEQAISSGEILHISDRRTLATVLSAGVQGALSDPRLVVSYEPGHVPMTPXQEQLMRVLQSLIKAEVIDHSVGYLRVDYIIGEEMAEGARQFFLDSVLSKVAHTSCLIFDLRYSTSGDMSGIPFIMSYFSDPGMLLHIDSVYDRPSNATSEPWTKPWLPGLRYGKRKDLVVLTSGRTIGAAEGVALKHLKRAVIVGERSARGSVKIKKLRLGKSDFFITVPVARAISPITGQSWEVSSLSPCLSVDAEDALVEAKTLLAVRSAIPKTKVQRVSDIIQNSYSFTEKVPALIYHLSSMDFFPVFSEEDLAAKLSYELQSVAEDPRLNVKTMQESPVITQATXELGQVPEDPSALEALVETLFNVSVLPGNTGYLQFDVFGEGSLLIKLGEQIAKKVWDLLKDTDNLIVDLRFNTGGSTSALPILLSYLHDTSPLVHIFTIYSRIGNTTTEFHTYXGLLGTLYGSKXGVYVLTSYHTAEAGEEXVQSPHRATIIGEITSGTLMHSKFFPVEDTNIVITVPVINFIDCTGETWLGGGVVPDAIVLAEEAIEQAHKIIAFHQEVQALILVAGDLLEDHYAIAEIAIKFKKVLRSKWTEGSYRSVVDYESLASQLTADLQETSGDHRLHIFYCDGEPETIQDVPXFPTAEEAQYLIQALFKVDFLPGNVGHLRVDMMLDIEIVKIIATKLLNLVWNQLVNTDALIIDLRFNTGGFSTAIPLLCTYFFDVEPLRHLYTIFERSTTTMTEVTTLPEVLGQRYGSKKDVYILTSHVTGPAAEAFTRTMKELKRATVIGEPTTGGSLCSGTYQIGGNILYASIPNQVILSAVTGKVWSISGVEPHILTQAKDAQTVAQKSIERTILKQDPGK; encoded by the exons ATGGCTCAGATTCTTCTGGATAACTACTGCTTCCCTGAAAACTTGGTTGGAATGCAAGAAGCCACAGAGCAGGCTATCAGCAGCGGAGAAATCCTCCACATTTCTGACCGGAGGACTTTGGCGACCGTCCTGAGTGCCGGCGTGCAGGGTGCGCTCAGTGACCCCCGGCTGGTCGTCTCCTACGAGCCGGGTCACGTTCCCATGACTC ACCAGGAGCAGCTAATGAGGGTGCTCCAGAGTCTGATCAAGGCAGAAGTCATAGATCACAGCGTGGGCTATCTGAGGGTCGACTACATCATTGGGGAGGAAATGGCGGAGGGAGCCAGACAATTTTTCTTAGACAGTGTCTTGAGCAAGGTGGCCCACACCTCCTGTTTGATTTTTGACCTTCGTTATTCGACCTCTGGGGACATGTCTGGAATCCCTTTCATTATGTCCTATTTCTCTGACCCAGGAATGCTACTCCACATTGACTCTGTGTATGACAGACCCTCTAACGCCACGAGCGAACCGTGGACTAAGCCCTGGCTTCCAGGACTGAGGTATGGAAAAAGAAAGGACCTGGTTGTTTTAACAAGTGGACGCACCATAGGTGCCGCTGAGGGAGTAGCCCTGAAGCACCTAAAGAGGGCTGTCATTGTAGGGGAGCGATCTGCCAGAGGGTCGGTGAAAATCAAGAAGCTACGTCTGGGCAAGTCAGATTTCTTCATCACAGTGCCTGTTGCCAGAGCTATAAGCCCCATTACGGGGCAGAGCTGGGAAGTCAGTAGCCTGTCACCCTGCCTAAGTGTTGATGCTGAAGATGCTCTTGTGGAAGCCAAGACCCTTCTGGCAGTCAGAAGTGCTATTCCAAAAACA AAGGTCCAGAGGGTCTCTGATATTATACAGAACTCCTATTCATTCACAGAAAAAGTCCCAGCTTTGATCTACCATCTGTCATCTATGGATTTCTTCCCCGTCTTTTCCGAGGAAGACCTTGCCGCTAAGCTAAGCTATGAGCTCCAGTCAGTTGCCGAAGACCCTCGCTTGAATGTCAAAACGATGCAGGAGTCTCCGGTAATAACTCAAGCGACCTGAGAGCTGGGCCAGGTGCCAGAAGACCCATCTGCTCTCGAGGCTTTGGTGGAGACTCTTTTCAATGTGAGTGTACTGCCAGGAAACACCGGGTACCTGCAGTTTGATGTGTTTGGTGAAGGCAGCCTGCTCATAAAATTAGGTGAGCAGATTGCAAAAAAGGTGTGGGACCTTTTGAAAGACACAGACAACCTCATCGTCGACCTTCGTTTTAACACCGGGGGTTCAACATCAGCTCTGCCCATCCTGCTCTCGTACCTCCACGACACATCGCCGCTGGTGCACATCTTCACCATCTACAGTAGAATCGGCAACACCACCACTGAGTTCCACACCT CCGGCCTTCTAGGCACACTGTACGGATCGAAATGAGGGGTTTATGTTCTGACCAGCTACCACACCGCTGAGGCTGGTGAGGA TGTGCAGTCCCCACACAGGGCCACCATCATTGGCGAGATCACCTCTGGCACTCTGATGCACTCCAAGTTTTTCCCAGTGGAGGACACCAACATTGTCATCACAGTACCAGTCATAAACTTCATAGACTGTACTGGAGAAACCTGGCTCGGGGGTGGAGTGGTACCAGATGCCATTGTGCTAGCTGAGGAAGCGATAGAGCAGGCTCACAAGATCATTGCATTCCACCAGGAGGTCCAAGCTTTGATATTGGTGGCAGGGGATCTCCTGGAAGATCACTACGCCATTGCAGAGATTGCCATAAAGTTCAAGAAAGTCCTTAGGTCCAAATGGACAGAGGGATCATATCGATCAGTGGTTGACTATGAATCTCTGGCCTCTCAGCTAACAGCAGATCTTCAAGAGACCTCAGGAGATCACCGACTACACATATTCTACTGTGACGGTGAACCTGAGACAATTCAAGACGTGCCATGATTCCCCACAGCTGAGGAGGCGCAGTATCTCATCCAAGCCCTGTTTAAAGTAGATTTCCTGCCTGGAAATGTAGGTCACTTGAGGGTCGACATGATGTTAGACATTGAGATAGTGAAGATCATCGCCACCAAGCTCTTAAATCTAGTATGGAACCAACTAGTCAACACGGACGCCTTGATCATCGACCTGAGGTTCAACACTGGTGGATTTTCCACAGCCATTCCATTGCTGTGCACATACTTCTTTGACGTAGAGCCACTTCGCCACCTATACACCATTTTCGAACGCTCCACCACAACAATGACAGAGGTCACGACCTTGCCTGAAGTTTTGGGCCAGAGGTATGGATCGAAGAAAGATGTTTACATCCTCACCAGTCACGTTACAGGGCCAGCAGCAGAAGCGTTCACAAGGACAATGAAGGAGCTGAAGAGGGCCACGGTCATCGGCGAGCCAACCACTGGGGGCTCTCTGTGCAGCGGCACCTACCAGATTGGGGGCAACATCCTGTATGCATCCATACCCAACCAGGTCATCCTGAGTGCAGTCACCGGCAAGGTCTGGAGTATCTCTGGTGTCGAGCCTCACATTTTAACTCAAGCAAAAGATGCA CAGACTGTCGCCCAAAAATCCATTGAAAGAACCATTCTCAAACAAGACCCTGGAAAATAG